In Quercus robur chromosome 11, dhQueRobu3.1, whole genome shotgun sequence, the sequence GCAAGGATATCCAATAACAACTACGGTTTAAAAGTACCAattgtttaataaattttaaagccATTTTACAGATTTTACAGGCTTTTGAATCTTAAAATATGGTTTAATGTTAGGACAATTGTAGGTTTACAATGTAACATTCATGTAAAGTTTACACAATTGCACGAAAAATGTACAATATCATACAAATTTATTTAACCTACGACTATAGGTTTACCATGTACTATTCATGTAAAGTGCATACATTTGCACAAACAATAAACAATGTCGTATACATTTGTTTAATTTACAATGTAAGGTGTATAGAAAGAATAAATgtaatatatgtgtatatatatatatatatattcctaatGTTATTGTTGTAGTTGTTATTGTCATTGTTTTTGTCTTTGCACAGACTCTATAATCAGTAATGAGATGGAGAGATTAGGGAAGGAAATGGTTAAAGATTGTGGGGGTATTCCTTCGGCCATCTTCGTACTTCAACGCAATTTAGCAACAAAGACATCGGAGGAGTGGCGGGATCAGGTTAGGCATGTTCCTATAAAAGAAGACTTACAAGTGATCAAAGTGTTAGCTTTAAGTTATTATGATTTGCCTTCTTGTTTGAAACAATGCTTTCTATATTTGGGCCATTTTCCAAAGGGTTTTGAGATACCAGCGAAGGAATTAATTCGAATGTGGATGGCAGAAAGTTTTATACCAGAAATTCAGCAtgaaagagaaagggagaatACAATGGAGATGAggggagaatttttttttaaaggaactAGTTCGAAGGTGCATGGTCCAAATTGGGAAAACGTACTCACTTGGAAGGATCAAAATATGTCGAATCCATGATTTTATGCTATTCTTTTGTGtccaaattttcttcaaatcatgAATATTCCTTCTTtgaaagaaaggagagagaatgaTGATAAAGTTCGGAGAATTGCCATCAACGAGGAACAACATAATTCTGATCCATCGCTTCGCTTGATGATATCCAAAGATTATCCTCACCTCAGGTCTCTTTTATACTTTTGCCCTGATAATTTGGATAGTTTTTATTTGGTGAGATCTATGTTCAAGAACTTTAAATCACTTAAAGAGTCTTAAATCTCAAGAACTTTGGCTTTTACAAGAGAGAATTACCTAAAGACATCGGATGTCTTATCCACTTGAGATTCTTATCTCTGAAAATGAGCAACATATATAACATGCCATCATCCGTAGGCAATTTGAGGTGCTTGCAGACATTAGATTTGCGGTCTTGTACAAACGGTTTTAGAGTGCCAAATGtgttcaagaagagaaaaaaatcgAGGCATTTGTATCTGCCCATAAATTATAGGGTAAGTGAGAAGTTGGAGTTGGCTAATCTTCCTAATTTGCAGACACTAGTGAATGTTGATCTCAACAAATGTAATATGAGTCCAACATTTCCTTCTCTTCGGGTTCTTGTCATTGGCACGATTCTTGCAATGAAGAGACAACAGATATAGTATTAATGGTATCAAGTTGTCCTCATTTATATAGGTTGAATTTGAAGTCAAAGATACAGCGGTTGCCAGAAGATGATAGAATCTGTCAACATATAGCCAAGTTAACCTTAAAGTTCACTTTTCTTCAGGAAGACCCAATGCCAATATTAGGGAAGTTGCGCAAATTAAAAATCCTCCGCCTCCTTCTCAATTCCTTTGAAGGGAAGCAAATGacttgtaataaaaatggattTCCTCACCTTCGTTCTCTTGTCCTTAGTGGTTTAACAAACCTAGAGGAGTGGGTGGTGGAGGAagtgttgggctttgtggagcctagttgtgtttgatctgGTTGttgacccgacccaacccaaatAATGTGGCGtatgttttttctattttttgtttcttacaggttgggaattcgggttaattccctacaactggtatcagagccaggtttaggtttgagtgggagcaattgcagaggaagcaggaaaggtgtctagaatagaaaattttgatggcacagacttcgTGTATTGGAagatgcagattgaagattagctctatgggaggaaattgcatctgcctcttttggggacaaaacctgagactatgaaggctgaggaatgggctcttcttgacaaATAGGTACTGGGAGTTATCAAGTTAACTTTGTCTAGGTCTTTTgaacacaatgttgtaaaggagaagaccacagcagatctgatgaaggctttgtctggtatgtataAAAAGCCATCAGCAAACAACaaggtgcacttgatgaagaaactatttaatttgaagatggtagagaatgcatcagtagcacaacatttgaacgaatttaacactatcacaaattaattgttgtctgtagaaattgattttaatgatgagattcgtgcactgatcgttttggcttctttgccaaacagttgggaggcaatgaggatggcagtaagcaattctacaagaaagaaaaagctgaagtacaatgacatacgagatttaattctggctgaggagattcACAGAAGAGATACAAGTGAAACCTTAGGATCTGGTTATGTcttaaaccttgagacaagaggcagaggcaatgacagaaattcaaatcggggtagatcaaaatctaaaaattctaATCAGAatagaagtaaatctagattaGGCCAACAAGTATATTGCTGGAACTATGGGAAAATAGGTCACTTTAGGAGgtaatgcaaaagtcctaagaagaagaatctgCTAATACTGTAATAGAAGAGGTACATGATGCATTACTTCTTACAGTAGACAGTCCatttgatgattgggttttggactcAGAAGCTTtatttcataccactccacaatgaaaaatcatacagaattatgttgttggtgattttggtaaggtgtatttggctgatggttcagccttggatgttgtgggtaaGGGAGACGTCTGGATATTATTacccaatgggtctgtttggttactggagaaggtttgacatattcctgacctgaggaggaatctaatttctgttggacaacttgatgatgaaggacatgcaatactatttgttggtggtacttggaaggttacaaaggaaactagggtattggctcgtggaaagaagacTAGTACTCTATATATGACCTTAAGTCCAAaagacacaattgcagttgctgatgcaagtactgatacaagcctatggtatcgcagacttggtcacatgagtgagaaagagatgaagatgctgctgtcaaaaggaaaactaccagaattgaagtccattgatttcgGCATGTGTGAAAactgcatcttaggaaagcagaaaaatgtGAGCTTCATGAAAACTGGTAGGACACtgaaggctgaaaaattgaagttagtacacactgatttgtgggggccttctccgaTTGCATCctttggaggttcaaggtactacatcactttcattgatgactcaagcagaaatgtatgagtttattttctgaaaaataaatctgatgtatttgaaacttttaagaagtggaaggccatagTTGAGACAaaaacaggtttgaaagtaaaatatttgAGATCAGGTAATGGATGAGAGTACATAGATagagggttcagtgagtattgtgctgcacaggaaattaggatggagaagaccatttctgggacaccacagcagaatggtgtggctgagcgcatgaacaaaactctcaatgagcgtgctaggagtatgaggttgcatgttGGActaccaaaaaatttttgggctgatgctattagcactgcagcttacctgataaaccgaggaccatCAGTTtccatggagttcagacttcctaAGGAGGTTTGGAGTAGTAAAGaggtaaaatttttacatttaaaagtttttggttaagtttcttatgttcatattgattctgatgctcgtagtaaacttaatcgaaagtttaaaatatatttttttattggttatggtgatgagaaatttggctataggttttgagATGAACACAACAGGAAAATCaccagaagtagaaatgtgatatttaatgaacatgtTATGTacaaggatatgtcaatggtagtgtcagatgttatagagatagatcaaaagaaatttgagtttgtcaacttagatgaattgac encodes:
- the LOC126705145 gene encoding putative disease resistance protein At1g58400, which translates into the protein MAEAAVLGGVTRVGVCLAPGVKFLCGVSNEVELLKTELNLMQGLLKDADVRQDESETLRRCVAEIRDLLCDAEAVIEKYSFNVASRRGGGVQKVMKNSIISNEMERLGKEMVKDCGGIPSAIFVLQRNLATKTSEEWRDQVRHVPIKEDLQVIKVLALSYYDLPSCLKQCFLYLGHFPKGFEIPAKELIRMWMAESFIPEIQHERERENTMEMRGEFFFKGTSSKRELPKDIGCLIHLRFLSLKMSNIYNMPSSVGNLRCLQTLDLRSCTNGFRVPNVFKKRKKSRHLYLPINYREDPMPILGKLRKLKILRLLLNSFEGKQMTCNKNGFPHLRSLVLSGLTNLEEWVVEEVLGFVEPSCGYVDADFASDIDSRKRTTRFAFTLGGTTISWVSNLQKIFILSITEAELEIRVNSLQEEAMKILCHLEIACQALMMILDGLKFVTTLQELDISTIPKSFKDRYSEQGIEFDKVAHVRSCKLYEE